CTACATGTGCACTCCGCCGACCCAGAGCAAGGTCGTGCGGCGTCTCATCGGCGGTGAGCTCATTCCCGGCGATGGTGGCGACCAGTACATGCCGCCGAAGTCGACATACCTGGTGCGCATCACGGTGCAGGTTCCGGTGGACAGCGACATCAGCTCAAGGGATCTCCGCCTGTACGTGTGGGAGCAGATTTACAGGGGCACGAATCCCGCCCTGCTCGTTCCCTTCCCGAGGTGACGGGACAGGGCGAGGCCGCCGGGACGCGCCTTTCCCGTCCCGGCCGGACGAGTTCCGGGCGTCATCCCTGAGCGTCGTCCCTGAGCGTCGTCCCCGGGCGTCCGGACCGTCGGTCCTGACAGGCGCCACTGACAGTTCACCCATGTCGAACCCGCCGGTTATCGGGCGAGTGACAAGAGCGGACTGACGATTTGTCGGATCACGCGCGACTCTGGTGACGGATGTAGACCATTCGTCCAATTGCGCCAAAATATGATGAAGTGCGTTGAGTGTGGTTCACGGGGAAGCCACGCATCGGACATGGGGAGGCTAGACGGTGGACACGGAACCGGTACTCCCGCGCCGCCCGGGGGAGTTCAGGAACACGCCCGCCCACGGCATCCCGGCCGCCAAGGCCACGCCCGTCGAGGGGACGCCGATCCACCCCCCGCCGTCCGCGCCGTCGCCCCACGCGCCCCCACCTCATGCGCCCCCATCTCGCCTAGCAGCGACTTACCCGGCAGCGCCTCACCCGGCAGCGGCGCCGCAGGCCCGGCCGGGAGGCGCCGGCCCGGCCGCCGACACCGGCGCGCGGCCCGGCGCGGGAACGACGCAAGGCGCCCCCATCCCGCCGGACGCCCCGACGAACCCCATCGTGCACGCGTCGCCCGGCCATCAGGAACCGCCCCAGGTGTGGGGTCGTCCGCCCACGTCGCCGCAGCCTCCCGCCCCGGAACCGGAACCGCTGCCCGCCGAGTCCCTGCCGGAACCCGAGGTGGGGCCTGGGCTGCGCGGTGACGCGGCATGGGCCGGCGCGTCCGAGGCCCAGGATCCGTACGTGGAGCCCGTGGGCGGACCTTCGTCCACGACCGGGCCGATGGGCGTCCGCGAGACCAGCGGCGTGCAGGTGCGGCTCGGCTCGCTGGAACGGGAACGCGAGCGGGAACGAGAGCGGGAGCTCAGGCGCCGGGCGCGGCAGCGGGCCGGGCGCCGCAGCGGCCTCGTCGCGGCGGGCGTGCTCGTCCTGGCCGGGCTGGTCACGATCGGGCTCGTCCTGACCGGCGGGCCGGAGGACGGCGACTCGGGCACCGCCGCCGGCGGGCGCGGACAGGGCGGGGCGGGCGGCCCGCTGCCCCCGGCCGGGGCGCCCGTCGAGGTCGGCACCGCCGACGGCTACAAGTACCGGCTCGCCACCGTGACCAGCGGCGTGAGCGAAGGGTCCGTGACCACGTTCCACTCCACGCCGCCGTCGGGGACGTCGTTCCCCTACATCGAGTACCTGCTCACGAACCCGACGGACGAGGAAGTGCTGCTCGACTTCCCCGGCGACGTGTTCGTCAAGCGCGAGCTCGTCGCGCCCGAGGCGCGCGGACGCTGCATGCCGCAGGCCGGCGTCCCCGAGGACATGTGCACGCCGCCCACCAAGAGCGAGGTCGTGCGGCGGATGGCGGGGGGCGCGCTGGTCGACGGCGACGGCGGCGACAAGTACATGCCGCCGGGCTCGACGTACCTGGTGCGCGCGACGGTGGACGTCCCCGTCGAGAGCGGCGTCTCGCGTTCCGACATGGGGCTGTACGTGTGGAAGCAGCTCTACATGGCCGACCAGCTGGCCAAGCCGGTTCCCTACCCCGACTGATCCCCGTTTCCGGGGCGGAGCCTTCGGATCGGTGGCTCCGGGGAGGCTCACCCGGCTCTGGGCTCACTCGGTTTCGGGCTCACTCGGCCTCGGGGTCGTCGGCGAGGATCCCGTAGAGGCGTCGGCGCGCGTCGTTGACGACGTCGAGCGCGCGTTCCTTCTGGGTCTCGCTGCCGACCGTCATGACCTGCTGGAGCGCGCCCATCAGCTGCCCGATCGCCTCGCGGCCGCGCAGGACGTTCTCGCCGGCCTCGGCGGTGACCTCCTCCCAGGGGGCGGTCTCCTGCGCCGCCGCGGCTTCGCGTCCGGTCTCGGTGAGGGAGAACAGCCGCTTGCCGCCCTGCTCCTCGCTGACGACCAGCCCCTCGTCCTCCAGCATCTGGAGGGTGGGGTAGACGGAGCCGGGGCTCGGCCGCCAGACGCCGCCGGTCCGGCCGTCCAGCTCCTGGATCATCTCGTAGCCGTGCATGGCCCGCTCGGCGAGCAGGGCGAGCAGGGCCGCCCGGACGTTGCCGCGCCTGATGCGGCGCCCGCGCCCGCCGTGCCCGCGGGGGCCGAAGCCGCCGCCGAACATCGGGCCGGGCCACCACGGGCCGAAGTGGTTCCCGTGGCGCATGCGCTTGTGGGGGCCTCCGGGACCCAGGGGTCCTCCCCTCGTGCCGTCACGCATCGCCGCCCTCCCGCCTGTTCATCGGTTGCGATGCGTTGACGATATATCGTCCGCCTGGACGGCCGTCAGGTCAGGGTCCGGTGACCTTGAGGCTGTCCAGGATGTCGTTGGTGGCCTTGCGGTCGTCGGTCTCCTTCACCCGGATCCACAGGCCGAACTCGCCGGTCTTGTTCCGCAGGCCCACCTCGGTGACGGACGGCGTGCCGACCTGGCAGTCGGTGAACCGCGTGATCGTCCCGCTCAGGGCCTTGTCGGGGGACGTGTAGTTCTCCGGCGCGGCCTTCGTGCACTGCGGATGGGCGGCCGCGGACGGCGGCGGGAGCTGCCCGTCCCGCACGTCGGTGGTGACGCCGATGAACACGCCCGGGCCCTTGCCGTCGCCGAGGAACGCGGCCTTGTCCGGCGTCGCGCGCAGCACCGGGCGCGGCTGGGCGTCCTGGAGGTTGACGGTGTTCGGCTCCCAGGTCTCGTCCGGCTGCTTCGGCCACGCCTTCGGCACCGCGACCTCGATCTTGCCTCCGCCGCCGGACACCGCGGCGAAGTCCTCCGGGATCTTGGGGGAGTCGTCCTCGTCCTTCTCGTCGCCGCCGGAGAACAGCAGGCCGAGGGTCAGCCCGCCGACGAGCGCGATCGCCAGCACCGCGGCGGTGATGATCAGCGGGGTGACGAGCTTCTTCTTCGCCGCGCCGCCGCCCGGCTGCCCTGCGCCTCCCGGCTGACCTGCGCCTCCCGGCTGACCGGGGCCGCCAGGTTGACCCGGGCCGCCGCGCAGCCGGCTCAGCAGCCCGCCCTGCTTGCCGCCGGGTCCCTGGCCCTGTCCCTGGCCCTGTGCGCCCATCGGCCCCTGGGGAGGGGGCTGGAAACCGGTGGGGGGCGGCTGGCCGGGCTGTCCCGGCCCGCCGGGTGGACCGTAAGGGGGCTGGCCGCCGGGCCCTTGGCCCATCTGCGGGTGGCCGGGGGCGCCCTGCGGGCCGCCGCCGTTCTGCGGCTGCTGCGTCGGGAAGACGGCCGTCCTGCCGTCGTCGCCCGCCGCGCCGCCCTGCGGCTGCTGCGGCGGGTACGGCATGGCCGCCGTGCGGTCGTTGTCGTTGTCGGGGGAGGTCGGCTTCTCCGCCTGCCCGAAGGGGACGCCCCGCCCGCCGGGATCGTCCACGACCGTCTGCTCGCCGCCGCCCGGCGGGCCCTGGGGCCCCTGGGGTCCTTGGGGGCTCGGCGGGAGGCGCATCTCGGACGTCCGGACGTCGTCCTCGGCCGGCTGGTCGAGCCGCGTCCGCATCTCCTGCGGTGGCGGTCCCTGCGCCTGTCCCTGGACGGGGGTCACCGACTGGCCCGCGCCGGGAGCGGGAGCCTGGGCGGGGGCCTGGGAGCCGTCCCGGTAGAAGTCCTGGACGGTCGCGTCCGCGTCGATCTGCGGGGCGGGCGCGCCGGGCGGCGCGTACGACGGCGCGGCCGTCCCCGGCGTCGTCGTCGGGCGGAGGGTGGACAGCGCCTCGGCGAACGCCTCGGCCGTCGGCCACCGCTTCTCCCGCTCGACCTCCAGGGCCCGCATGATCACCTGGTCGAAGGCCGGGGACAGCCCCTCCCGCAGCTCGCTCGGCCTGGCCTTGACCGGCGCCGGACCGGGAGCCCGTCCCGTGACCATGTGGTAGGTCAGGGCGCCGAGCCCGTACACGTCGGCGCGGACGTCCAGGCCCCCGCCGAAACGCGCCTGCTCGGGCGACATGTACCCGGGCGTGCCGACCGGCAGGGTGAACGCCCCGGACGCGTGCGCGAGGGCCTTCGCCAGCCCGAGGTCGGCGATCAGGACCTTCTCCCCGCCGTCCGGCGTCGACTGGAAGAGCACGTTCGTCGGCTTGAGGTCGCGGTGGATCACGCCCAGCGTGTTGATCACCTCGACGCCGTGCGCGATCTCCTCGGCGAGCGCCACCGCCTCGTTGACCGGAAGCGGCCGTTCGCGCATGCGGTCGGCCAGCGTCCCGCGATCCGCGTACGACATGACGAAGTACGGACGTCCGTCCGGCAGCTCGCCGATGTCGTGGACGCGGACCAGCCGCTCGGAGTCGGCGCGGCGCAGGATCCGGGCCTCCTCGAGGAAGCGGTTGCGCACGTCCAGATCGTCGATCAGGCTGCCGGAGAGGACTTTGATGGCCACCGGGGAGTCCAGGGCCTCGTCTTGACCCAGCCACACGGAGGCGAACGCCCCCGAACCCAGGACGCGATCGATCCGGTAACGGCCTACCGATGGTGGGAAAGACACACCCGTATCATCCCAACAACGGGGTGAGTGCGCGAACGAGCATTGAGGCGGCATGGCATTCGACGAGAGGACC
The sequence above is drawn from the Actinomadura hallensis genome and encodes:
- a CDS encoding PadR family transcriptional regulator is translated as MRDGTRGGPLGPGGPHKRMRHGNHFGPWWPGPMFGGGFGPRGHGGRGRRIRRGNVRAALLALLAERAMHGYEMIQELDGRTGGVWRPSPGSVYPTLQMLEDEGLVVSEEQGGKRLFSLTETGREAAAAQETAPWEEVTAEAGENVLRGREAIGQLMGALQQVMTVGSETQKERALDVVNDARRRLYGILADDPEAE
- a CDS encoding serine/threonine-protein kinase, encoding MPPQCSFAHSPRCWDDTGVSFPPSVGRYRIDRVLGSGAFASVWLGQDEALDSPVAIKVLSGSLIDDLDVRNRFLEEARILRRADSERLVRVHDIGELPDGRPYFVMSYADRGTLADRMRERPLPVNEAVALAEEIAHGVEVINTLGVIHRDLKPTNVLFQSTPDGGEKVLIADLGLAKALAHASGAFTLPVGTPGYMSPEQARFGGGLDVRADVYGLGALTYHMVTGRAPGPAPVKARPSELREGLSPAFDQVIMRALEVEREKRWPTAEAFAEALSTLRPTTTPGTAAPSYAPPGAPAPQIDADATVQDFYRDGSQAPAQAPAPGAGQSVTPVQGQAQGPPPQEMRTRLDQPAEDDVRTSEMRLPPSPQGPQGPQGPPGGGEQTVVDDPGGRGVPFGQAEKPTSPDNDNDRTAAMPYPPQQPQGGAAGDDGRTAVFPTQQPQNGGGPQGAPGHPQMGQGPGGQPPYGPPGGPGQPGQPPPTGFQPPPQGPMGAQGQGQGQGPGGKQGGLLSRLRGGPGQPGGPGQPGGAGQPGGAGQPGGGAAKKKLVTPLIITAAVLAIALVGGLTLGLLFSGGDEKDEDDSPKIPEDFAAVSGGGGKIEVAVPKAWPKQPDETWEPNTVNLQDAQPRPVLRATPDKAAFLGDGKGPGVFIGVTTDVRDGQLPPPSAAAHPQCTKAAPENYTSPDKALSGTITRFTDCQVGTPSVTEVGLRNKTGEFGLWIRVKETDDRKATNDILDSLKVTGP